The DNA segment TCAACGACCTCCGTAAAGCGAATAAAGCCATTGTTTACATTTCCCATAAACTCGATGAACTGTTTAAGATTGCAGACAGGTATGTGATCATGAGGGATGGCAGGGTGATTGAATGTGGCGAGATCGGTGAAATAAAGGCCGATGACATTATCCATAAAATGGTGGGCAGAGAAATTAACCTCATTAAAAAAGAAGGTTCGGGAGCCGGCCCGGAAGAATTGTTCAGTGTAAAAGACCTTTGTCTTAAACATCCGGACCAAAAGCATACCTATCTGCTTAAAAATATATCCTTCAGCCTCAATAAAGGCGAGATTTTAGGCGTATTTGGTTTGATGGGCGCAGGAAGGACTGAACTGCTGGAAAGCCTGTTTGGCCTTCATCCCAAACTAATGCGCGCCGAGCTTAAAATTGAGGGCAAGGTCCTTAGCATTGCCACTGCCGGAGATGCCATAAAGGCCGGACTGGCCCTGGTTCCGGAAGACCGGAAAAGAGACGGCCTTTTACTTGGCCTGGATGTTCAGAAAAACATAAGTATCACTACTTTAAAAGAAATGGAAAACCTGGGTATCCTGGAAATTGGCAAGGAAGCAAGGTTAAGTGATAAATATACCGCAGAACTGAAAATTAAGACAGATTCCGGAAAGCAGGTTGCAGGTAACCTGAGTGGCGGCAATCAGCAAAAAATTGTCATTGCAAAATGGCTGGCCACCCATCCCAGGATCTTCCTGCTGGATGAACCTACACGTGGCATAGATGTAAACGCAAAGAACGAGATCTATAAACTTATCCTGGGCCTTGCAGCCCAGGGAATGGGCATCATCATGGTCTCTTCAGAATTACCGGAAATATTAGCGGTATCAGACCGGGTAATGGTCCTGTCGGAAGGTACCATTACCGCACAGATCCCCATCAGCGAAGCCAATGAAGCATGTATTTTAAAAGCAGCAATTCCAAAATCAATTTAAAATGGACTTAAGATTATACAAACCTTACCTCATAAAATTTCAATCGCTGATCGCATTGTTTATCCTTTGCTTATTGATCAGTATGGTATCCGATAAGTTCCTTACCCTCTCCAACGGCTGGAATGTAATGCGACAGATTTCTGTAAACATCTGCATTTCTGTTGGCATGACCCTGGTGGTTTTAACTGCGGGGATAGACCTTTCTGTTGGCTCTGTATTGGCCCTCTGCGGCGCATTAACTGCAGGCTTGCTTAAAAATGGCATTGCCATACCCGAAGCCAATCTTTTTGTTGGCTTTACCATTTTAGGTGCCATGCTGGCCGGCATACTTACAGGAACAGCCCTGGGTACATTTAATGGCTGGGCCATTACTAAGTTTAAAGTTCCGGCTTTCATTGCCACCCTGGCCATGTTAACCATTGCCAGGGGCCTAACCTTACTGTATACCAAAGGTTTTCCTATCTCTGGCCTGGGCGATGATTTTTCCTATTTAGGTACAGGCTGGTTCCTGGGCATCCCTGTTCCGGTATGGATTTCTGCTATTGTAGTGCTGGCCGCTGTAGTGCTGACCACAAAAACCAGATTAGGAAGATATATTTATGCTATAGGTGGCAACGAAAATGCATCCCGGCTTTCGGGCATCAACATCAGCAAAGTTAAAATAATCGTATACGCCATAGCCGGGGCCCTGGCTGCCGTAGGTGGCCTTATAGTTACTTCCAGACTGGATTCTGCACAACCCAATGCCGGCAACAGTTACGAACTGGACTCAATTGCAGCTGTAGTGATAGGCGGTACTTCCCTGTCAGGGGGCAAGGGCAGCATAATGGGTACAGTACTGGGTGCTGTAATTATAGGTGTGTTAAACAATGGGCTGGTGCTGTTAAATGTTTCGCCTTTCTGGCAGCAGGTAGTAAAGGGTGCCGTTATTTTGCTGGCTGTAATTGTCGACAAGGTCAATTCAAAAGCTGAATAGTGATGGGCACAAAATATATATTGGCCATTGATCAGGGCACCAGCAGTACAAAAACACTGCTGTTTGATGAACAGGGCAAGGTAGTGGCCAAAGGCTCGGCCCCGCTAAAAAGTATTTTTTACGGTGAGGGATTTGTAGAGCAGGACCCGCAAGAAATTTACCAGAATGTGTTGACGTCCATGCAACTGTGTTTACATGATTTCAGCACCAAAGGCGGCAATCCTGATGACATACAAACCTGTGGCATCTCTAACCAAAGGGAAACATTTGTGATCTGGGACGAGCAGGGAACACCCCTGCACAATGCCATTGTATGGCAATGCAAGCGCTCGGTAAACATTTGTAATCAATTAACAGCTGACGGATTGGCTGAAATGATCAAGTCTAAAACCGGCTTAATTATCGATCCCTATTTTTCGGGCACCAAGCTGATCTGGCTGTATCAGCACAACGAAAAAATAAAAACGGCCATCGATGCCGGGAAGGCTTATTTTGGAACGATAGATACCTGGCTGCTGTATCAGCTAACCGGTGGCACAACCTATTTAACCGATTATACCAACGCCTCCAGAACCTTATTTTTCAATCTTGCTACCCTAAACTGGGATCAGGAACTGCTGCATACTTTTGGCTTGGCCGGGCTTAACCTCCCCTCCATTCAACCATCATCCTCCTTTTTTGGTACCAGTAACTTTAACAAGCTCCTGCCAAAAGGATTATCCATTACCGCAATGATCGGCGATTCGCATGCCGCAGCCTTTGGCGAAGGCTGTTTCACAGCCGGAACAGCAAAAGCAACCCTGGGAACAGGATGTTCCATCCTGATGAACATTGGCCCTGAATTTAAATCATCAGGCAGTGGCATGATCAGTACCATCTGCTGGAGCACAGAGCAACAGGTAAATTATGCGCTTGAAGGCGTAATCGTATCCTGTGGTTCTACTATAGAATGGCTTAAAAATGAACTTGGCCTTTTCTCAAACAGCGCAGAAACGGAAAGTATGGCCAAAGCAGTGAGCAACAACAACGACGTTTACCTGGTTCCGGCCTTCAGCGGCCTGGGCGCCCCCTACTGGGATATGAGCCGAAAAGCAGAAATTAAGGGCTTAACTTTTGGTGCCAATAAAAACCATATCGTAAGGGCAGCACTGGAATCTATCCCCTACCAGGTAAAAGACGTGGTTATGGCCATGCAAAACGATACCGGTATCAGATTAGATGAACTGATGGTAAATGGCGGCATAACCAGCAATGGTTTTGTATTGCAGTTCATGGCCGATCTGCTGGACAAAAATGTAAGCAATATGGGGATGCCCGATGTATCTGCATTGGGAGCAGCTTATCTGGCCGGATTAAAATCCGGACTTTTCAAAAACATTACCCAGCTCAAAACATTAAATTCCAATAAGGAAACATTACAGCCATCAACAGATAAGACCAGCATCAACCAGGCTTACCAAGGCTGGAAAAACGCGATAACATGAATTTAAAAGCATTGACCTCTATTTGCCTGTTCTTTGCAGCCAGCACTATATTAACGGCCCAGCAATCCGTACCTGTAAAGCCCCGCATCCTCATCAGTACCGATATTGGCGGCACAGATCCGGATGACAACCAATCTTTAACCCATTTTCTGATGTACAGCAATATATTCAATACAGAAGGCCTGATATCCTCTCCTTCCTATGGAAATGGCAGCAAACAGGAAATCCTCAGAATGATTGATTTATATGAAAAGGATTTGCCGAAGCTGAAAAAGCACATTAAAGATTACCCATCGCCAGATGCCTTACGCAAAGTAACCAAACAGGGCAGGCATGGCGCAGCGCCCTATATCGGTTATACCACAGCTACCGAAGGCTCCGACTGGATCATTAAATGTGCCAGCAAGAAAAGCACGCAGCCCTTATGGGTGCTGGTTTGGGGCGGGCTGGAAGACCTGGCCCAGGCCTTGCATGATGCGCCTGAAATAAAAAGTAAAATTAAGGTGTACTGGATTGGTGGCCCCAATAAAAAGTGGAGCGCTTCCAGTTATGCCTATATCGCCCAAAACTTCCCCGATCTTTGGTTTATTGAAACCAATGGCTCTTACTATGGGTTCTTTTCAGATCATGGTGTGCCTGAAAAATTAAAAGGCAAAAATTATTACGACAATTATATTCAGGCCGCCGGGCACCTTGGTGCTGATTTTAAAAATTACTATAAAGGGGAAATTAAAATGGGCGATACACCTTCCCTGCTCTATATGATGGATGGAAACCCTGCCGATCCGTTTAAAGAAAGCTGGGGCGGAAGCTTCGAAAAACTGAGCCACAGCCCCAGGATTATATTGAACCACAGCACCACACTGTCCGATACAATAACCGTATATGCATTGCTCGACTTTCAGTTTAAAGGGCCGGTAATTGATATCCCGGCCGATTCAGCTTGCTTCAAAATGACAGTCAAAGCCGGAATCGGCATTCAGGAATGGGATGGCTTTTACCTGGGCAATGGCAACTACGGACTTAAATATGCCGCTAAAGAAACTGAAGTACTCAGTTATCAGATCAGTTCAAAAATACCCGGCTTTCCGGAACAAAGCGGACAGTTGGTAGTGGATAACATCTGGCCCGGCAAAAAACGTCCTACAGATTATCAATTGGGGGCAAACTGGTATACGGACAAGGTAGATCCAGGACTTTTCGACGGGATAAGACAGGGTGCAAAAACAGTTCTGAAATGGAGAAATGAGGCAATGCTGGATTGGGCAAAGCGCTGGGAATGGCTGCGATAACCAGCAGCTGTTCCAATAACCATTGTCGTAGATCCCCCCATTATATGACGCGATCAGCCAGCTGTATTTCAAATTATTAAGCTTAAATTTGGTATACAAATCTAAAATCTACAACAATGAACCAAAACATCATCTGCTGGTTTGAAATCTATGTAAAGGATATTGAACGTGCAAAAAAATTCTACAGCGCTGTTATAGGAACAAAATTCAGGGATAGTGCCGGACCAGGCAATTCACCTGCGGGCATGAAAATGGCTTTCTTCTCCCCTATAGAAAATCAGGGTGTATCCGGGGCCTTAATAGAAATGGCTGGCACCAAAGAAGGCGACGGGCATTGTGTAAACACGATGGTCTATTTTCCTTGCCAGGATTGCAGTGTAGAAGAAGCCCGGATCAAAGCCGCTGGCGGAATGGTGAGCCAGTCCAAATTTTCTATCGGTGAATATGGGTTTTGCTCTATTTGCGTAGATACTGAAGGAAACCCTTTTGGATTGTTTTCTATGGAGTAACGACCAGAGAACTAGACAAACCATTTTCATTGACGATCTTATACGGATATAACTTTTTCAGGAATCGACACAAAAAAAAGGCTGCTCCCTTTCGGTAGCAGCCTTTAACCACACACAATAATTACCTTTGAGTTTTTATACTGATATCTATGTAAGGTTTCCCGTCCAGATCTTTGGTTATACTGTTAATATGTAAAACCCCATATTTACCTTCTGGGGTCAGGAAAAAAACAATTGACCCTGCCACAAAATTAGTTGTAGTCTGGGTAAGGTTGATTGTTCTTTTCTTAGCCTCTTCCTCAATAATTGAAGAAGACCCTATGGTGTTACGATATATATTTGTACCACCCGTTACAGGTGCACTAAATTTAGTAGGCCTCTTTACCCATGTGCTAACATCGTAAACGGTCAACGGGTTAGGATTTGCATCCAACGCATAGATATTATAGGTATAGGTTATCGCACCAGTTGTGGGATTAACATTCATTCTTCTATAAAGTCCAAAATCGATATCGGCAGCATTGGCCTGCCCGTTGGAATAACTAAAAGACTCACTTCTCTTTATAGAGTAAAAAGATGGAGCTACCCTTGTAGCAGTATCGGGAAAATACACCCTGCGGTTTACCGTATGGATGTAACTTGGTGAAACTTCTACAGTAATGGTCTTACCACCATCCCCCATAAAGTAGCCTAATTTATTTAAGGGATAAACACGAAAGCTGGTCTTCCCATCTCTTTGCATTTTTAACGAAAACTGGCCACTAATCTGCCTTCTTTGGCCCTCGTCTGTTATAGCTGTAGTTGTACGCGTTTGTGTACTACTACTTCCTACCGACCTTTCAAATGTAATAGAGTACATATCCTCATTTGCAGAAGTAATGGTATAATCGATGTTAATCATATCACCATCATTTACCAACTTATAATCTGTAACACTTAACGGAGATAGTGCATTATAGGTTACAGAAACATCTGTAAACATATTGAATATATTTTCAGAATCTTTTTTACAGGAAGTAAGGCCTATTGCGACCGTAACCAGACAACCTATTAAGATATTTTTAGATTTCATATCATTTTGTTTTTTGAACAATAACTATTTGTATTAATTAGCAAGTGGATCAAATGTACCACCAGCCCAACCGATTGTAGCTTGTATGTTCGCACCTGTATTTACGAAGTCGGTGTTAAAAGTATAGAAATAATGAAATTCAGGTATGTTGTAAGGTAAGTATCCCTGAACACCTACAATGTTTTTTCTAAAATACTGACTGTAAACAGCTTTGTTCTCCATATTTAGCGTCTCTCTAAACCTGTCACCGGTAGTAGGGTTGACAACTACTTCCAAGGCATTTCTAACCGTAGTTCCACCTATTACTTCGATTTCTATACTCGTCATGTTACCGGTAAGTAAGTGCATCTTACGTGTCCTGCGTAAATCAGAGTTGCGTTTATTTTCGAATGCAAATTCTATCATTCTCTC comes from the Pedobacter heparinus DSM 2366 genome and includes:
- a CDS encoding sugar ABC transporter ATP-binding protein, whose translation is MLVVENISKNFSGVKALDQISLEVHAAQVTAIIGENGAGKSTLMKILSGVYPDYEGKIIFKGKTVSFSSPKQAQECGISIIHQELNLIPYLSITENIFLGRELCTAWGDLDKKRMRLKTQKLLSRLKLNIDPDTRIIDIKVGQQQVVEIAKALLTESEVIIMDEPTSAISDTEVKILFDIINDLRKANKAIVYISHKLDELFKIADRYVIMRDGRVIECGEIGEIKADDIIHKMVGREINLIKKEGSGAGPEELFSVKDLCLKHPDQKHTYLLKNISFSLNKGEILGVFGLMGAGRTELLESLFGLHPKLMRAELKIEGKVLSIATAGDAIKAGLALVPEDRKRDGLLLGLDVQKNISITTLKEMENLGILEIGKEARLSDKYTAELKIKTDSGKQVAGNLSGGNQQKIVIAKWLATHPRIFLLDEPTRGIDVNAKNEIYKLILGLAAQGMGIIMVSSELPEILAVSDRVMVLSEGTITAQIPISEANEACILKAAIPKSI
- a CDS encoding ABC transporter permease, translated to MDLRLYKPYLIKFQSLIALFILCLLISMVSDKFLTLSNGWNVMRQISVNICISVGMTLVVLTAGIDLSVGSVLALCGALTAGLLKNGIAIPEANLFVGFTILGAMLAGILTGTALGTFNGWAITKFKVPAFIATLAMLTIARGLTLLYTKGFPISGLGDDFSYLGTGWFLGIPVPVWISAIVVLAAVVLTTKTRLGRYIYAIGGNENASRLSGINISKVKIIVYAIAGALAAVGGLIVTSRLDSAQPNAGNSYELDSIAAVVIGGTSLSGGKGSIMGTVLGAVIIGVLNNGLVLLNVSPFWQQVVKGAVILLAVIVDKVNSKAE
- a CDS encoding FGGY family carbohydrate kinase — encoded protein: MGTKYILAIDQGTSSTKTLLFDEQGKVVAKGSAPLKSIFYGEGFVEQDPQEIYQNVLTSMQLCLHDFSTKGGNPDDIQTCGISNQRETFVIWDEQGTPLHNAIVWQCKRSVNICNQLTADGLAEMIKSKTGLIIDPYFSGTKLIWLYQHNEKIKTAIDAGKAYFGTIDTWLLYQLTGGTTYLTDYTNASRTLFFNLATLNWDQELLHTFGLAGLNLPSIQPSSSFFGTSNFNKLLPKGLSITAMIGDSHAAAFGEGCFTAGTAKATLGTGCSILMNIGPEFKSSGSGMISTICWSTEQQVNYALEGVIVSCGSTIEWLKNELGLFSNSAETESMAKAVSNNNDVYLVPAFSGLGAPYWDMSRKAEIKGLTFGANKNHIVRAALESIPYQVKDVVMAMQNDTGIRLDELMVNGGITSNGFVLQFMADLLDKNVSNMGMPDVSALGAAYLAGLKSGLFKNITQLKTLNSNKETLQPSTDKTSINQAYQGWKNAIT
- a CDS encoding nucleoside hydrolase-like domain-containing protein, encoding MNLKALTSICLFFAASTILTAQQSVPVKPRILISTDIGGTDPDDNQSLTHFLMYSNIFNTEGLISSPSYGNGSKQEILRMIDLYEKDLPKLKKHIKDYPSPDALRKVTKQGRHGAAPYIGYTTATEGSDWIIKCASKKSTQPLWVLVWGGLEDLAQALHDAPEIKSKIKVYWIGGPNKKWSASSYAYIAQNFPDLWFIETNGSYYGFFSDHGVPEKLKGKNYYDNYIQAAGHLGADFKNYYKGEIKMGDTPSLLYMMDGNPADPFKESWGGSFEKLSHSPRIILNHSTTLSDTITVYALLDFQFKGPVIDIPADSACFKMTVKAGIGIQEWDGFYLGNGNYGLKYAAKETEVLSYQISSKIPGFPEQSGQLVVDNIWPGKKRPTDYQLGANWYTDKVDPGLFDGIRQGAKTVLKWRNEAMLDWAKRWEWLR
- a CDS encoding VOC family protein: MNQNIICWFEIYVKDIERAKKFYSAVIGTKFRDSAGPGNSPAGMKMAFFSPIENQGVSGALIEMAGTKEGDGHCVNTMVYFPCQDCSVEEARIKAAGGMVSQSKFSIGEYGFCSICVDTEGNPFGLFSME